One Gemmatimonadota bacterium genomic region harbors:
- a CDS encoding Ig-like domain-containing protein, producing MKMPGMGWWGGMGLALGGAACAGDDPGTSPGVSVTAVAVSPAVVTLAHGATVPLSALVTGSNGQALGGAAVTWSSDAPSIATVTASGTSATVTAVAPGTTLIRAAVGNIEGTSQVTVSPPPVARVALALAVRFLLRGDSATAMAVTSDANGVPLPGRRITWSTVDSTVATVGATGVVRAVRRGATHLVATSEGQRDSVWLGVLGVRAVAALPSIISTRPGTNVTLRADVAADSGVPTDVRWRSLDPAVASVSVDGTVAALVHGRAAMEVRSAFDSTFGDTAIVIVNACLPQSLTLGVPVTDRYESTDCNGRDDVFQYTVTAHEVLQFTLSGTFANTLLPIDTLWGSGGTLRPTERSQYTAVPPGTYSVRVVRRDSSSLGAAYTLSTSVLGRFPDCVSGDVVRGAQFTAVLLPTCSTYSYQGVTDRPGLFFRFMSAPGRQVKVTVTAPDFPVYVELRPGAFAQGLAAGESVSVASPAQAVSAAYNLLIASPVAGAAGKVRVVIDP from the coding sequence ATGAAGATGCCAGGGATGGGGTGGTGGGGAGGAATGGGCCTCGCGCTCGGTGGAGCAGCGTGTGCGGGGGACGACCCTGGGACGTCGCCGGGCGTTTCCGTGACCGCGGTGGCGGTGTCACCGGCGGTCGTGACGCTGGCGCACGGAGCAACGGTCCCGCTCAGTGCACTAGTGACCGGGAGCAACGGACAAGCTCTCGGTGGCGCGGCGGTGACATGGTCGTCGGACGCGCCCTCCATTGCCACGGTGACCGCCAGCGGGACCTCCGCCACGGTGACCGCGGTGGCCCCGGGGACCACGCTGATCCGGGCGGCCGTGGGGAACATCGAAGGGACCTCGCAGGTGACGGTCTCGCCGCCGCCCGTAGCCCGTGTAGCCCTTGCCCTGGCGGTCCGCTTCCTGCTTCGCGGAGATAGTGCGACCGCGATGGCGGTTACGTCAGACGCCAACGGTGTGCCGCTCCCGGGGCGTCGCATTACCTGGTCCACGGTCGACTCCACCGTGGCCACCGTGGGCGCTACGGGGGTGGTTCGCGCCGTGCGGCGGGGGGCCACCCATCTCGTGGCCACCTCCGAGGGACAGCGCGACTCTGTGTGGCTCGGGGTCTTGGGGGTCCGGGCGGTGGCGGCGTTACCCAGTATCATCAGCACGCGCCCAGGGACCAATGTGACCCTTCGCGCCGACGTCGCCGCCGACAGCGGTGTGCCAACCGACGTGCGGTGGAGATCGTTGGACCCGGCGGTTGCCTCCGTGTCCGTCGACGGCACGGTCGCCGCGCTCGTTCACGGACGAGCGGCCATGGAGGTACGTTCGGCGTTTGACAGCACGTTCGGTGATACGGCGATCGTCATCGTGAATGCGTGCCTGCCGCAGTCGCTGACGCTGGGCGTGCCGGTGACGGATCGCTACGAGAGCACCGACTGCAATGGGAGGGATGACGTCTTCCAGTACACAGTCACCGCGCATGAGGTGCTGCAGTTCACCCTGTCCGGGACGTTCGCCAACACACTCCTTCCCATTGACACGCTCTGGGGGTCTGGTGGCACCCTGAGGCCAACGGAGCGCAGCCAATACACGGCCGTTCCCCCCGGCACGTACTCCGTGCGAGTCGTACGGAGGGATTCCTCCAGTCTCGGTGCCGCCTACACGCTGTCGACGTCGGTGCTCGGTCGATTTCCGGACTGCGTCAGTGGAGATGTCGTCCGGGGGGCGCAGTTCACCGCCGTGCTGCTGCCCACCTGCAGCACCTACAGCTATCAGGGTGTGACCGATCGCCCCGGACTGTTCTTCCGGTTCATGTCCGCACCCGGTCGCCAGGTGAAAGTCACGGTGACCGCGCCGGACTTTCCGGTGTACGTCGAGCTCAGGCCAGGTGCCTTTGCACAGGGGTTGGCCGCCGGGGAATCCGTGAGCGTCGCGAGTCCCGCGCAGGCGGTATCCGCGGCGTACAACCTCCTGATCGCAAGCCCGGTCGCGGGCGCGGCCGGGAAGGTGCGCGTGGTCATCGACCCGTGA
- a CDS encoding PQQ-binding-like beta-propeller repeat protein: MRKLAVLVLVACARGNVDWPVYQGSDEKTHYTTLDQISPDNVGQLQVAWTHDTKDAFEGSEMQSNPIVIDGVLYAMSPKQRAFALDAATGTELWSFDPTGGEFTGPRIRYRGVVVHDGRVYFNYRYRLFALDARTGLKAPGWGNDSGWVDLREGLDRPVEGLSVSASTPGAVYKDMLIVGTSVPEALPSAPGDIRAFDAKTGAIRWTFHTIPRPGEFGHDTWPADAWKVVGGANAWSGVTVDQRRGMVFFATGSASFDFYGANRKGDNLFANSIVALDANTGKYRWHLQGIKHDLWDRDFPAAPTLVTVTRNGKPVDAVAQVTKTGHIWLLDRETGAELFPSAWQRMPAAILDGEVTADSQRFPLLPKPFARQQLTEDLLTDRTPAARAAALKIFRENPTPHPWTPPNTKGIIIYPGVDGGAEYGGPAFDPTTGVMYVNANEMGWILKIVPREDGSLFGAYCAECHGPKDTPIAPSLTGVAGRLTREQIATAIRGGTGRMPAFATALGDSAIAELTEFLISGTAPKRTPKDVTTFLKYRNTVFDIFLDHEGYPGVKPPWGTLNAIDLNTGETKWSIPFGEYPKLVAQGLTNTGSDNYGGAIVTENGLLIIAATTYDNKIRAFHKADGKLLWEAQLPAAGMTTPSTYMVNGRQYIVIAAGGGKNGAPSSGTYVAFALPDGAR, from the coding sequence ATGCGGAAACTCGCAGTCCTTGTCCTGGTCGCCTGCGCCCGCGGGAACGTCGATTGGCCCGTGTACCAGGGGAGCGACGAGAAGACCCACTACACCACCCTGGACCAGATCTCGCCGGACAACGTCGGCCAGCTGCAGGTCGCGTGGACGCACGACACGAAGGACGCGTTCGAGGGGTCGGAGATGCAGTCCAACCCCATCGTGATCGACGGGGTGCTTTACGCGATGAGCCCCAAGCAGCGAGCGTTCGCCTTGGATGCCGCCACGGGGACCGAGTTGTGGAGCTTTGATCCCACCGGCGGGGAGTTCACGGGCCCGCGCATCCGGTACCGTGGCGTGGTGGTGCACGACGGTCGGGTCTACTTCAACTACCGCTATCGGTTGTTTGCGCTCGATGCACGCACCGGCCTCAAGGCACCGGGGTGGGGGAACGACAGCGGGTGGGTGGACCTGCGCGAGGGACTCGACCGTCCGGTGGAGGGGCTATCCGTCAGCGCGAGTACCCCGGGCGCCGTGTACAAGGACATGCTCATCGTCGGCACGTCGGTGCCAGAGGCGCTGCCATCTGCGCCCGGCGACATCCGCGCGTTTGACGCGAAGACCGGTGCGATTCGCTGGACCTTCCATACCATCCCACGTCCCGGCGAATTCGGGCACGACACCTGGCCCGCAGATGCCTGGAAGGTCGTGGGCGGTGCCAACGCGTGGTCCGGGGTGACGGTGGACCAACGCCGCGGGATGGTCTTCTTCGCGACCGGCTCTGCCTCGTTTGACTTCTACGGCGCGAACCGGAAGGGCGATAACCTCTTTGCCAACTCCATCGTCGCCCTGGACGCCAACACGGGGAAGTACCGATGGCACCTGCAGGGGATCAAGCACGACCTCTGGGACCGCGACTTTCCCGCCGCACCGACCCTCGTCACCGTCACACGCAACGGCAAGCCGGTCGACGCGGTCGCCCAGGTCACCAAGACCGGCCACATCTGGCTGCTGGATCGCGAGACGGGGGCGGAGTTGTTTCCCAGCGCGTGGCAACGCATGCCTGCGGCGATCCTCGACGGCGAGGTGACGGCGGACTCCCAGCGATTCCCCCTGCTGCCCAAGCCGTTTGCGCGCCAACAACTCACCGAGGATCTGCTCACCGACCGGACGCCGGCCGCCCGGGCGGCGGCGCTGAAGATCTTCCGCGAGAACCCCACCCCACATCCGTGGACCCCACCAAACACGAAGGGAATCATCATCTATCCCGGTGTGGACGGCGGCGCCGAGTATGGCGGACCGGCGTTCGACCCAACGACCGGCGTCATGTACGTGAACGCCAACGAAATGGGGTGGATCCTCAAGATTGTTCCCCGCGAGGACGGCTCACTGTTCGGCGCGTATTGCGCGGAATGTCACGGGCCGAAGGACACCCCGATCGCACCGTCGCTGACCGGGGTGGCCGGCCGCCTCACCCGCGAACAGATCGCGACGGCCATCCGTGGCGGCACGGGGCGCATGCCCGCCTTTGCGACCGCGCTCGGCGACAGCGCGATCGCAGAGCTCACGGAGTTCTTGATCAGCGGAACCGCACCGAAGCGCACACCGAAGGATGTGACCACCTTCCTCAAGTACCGCAACACCGTCTTCGACATCTTCCTCGACCACGAGGGATACCCCGGGGTGAAGCCGCCGTGGGGCACGTTGAACGCGATCGACCTCAACACCGGCGAGACGAAGTGGTCGATCCCGTTCGGCGAGTACCCGAAGCTCGTCGCACAAGGGCTCACCAACACCGGCAGCGACAACTACGGTGGCGCCATCGTGACGGAGAACGGGTTGCTGATCATTGCCGCCACCACGTACGACAACAAGATTCGGGCGTTCCACAAGGCCGACGGCAAGTTGCTCTGGGAGGCCCAACTCCCCGCTGCCGGGATGACGACGCCGTCCACCTACATGGTGAACGGCCGGCAGTACATTGTCATCGCGGCCGGCGGTGGCAAGAACGGGGCGCCGAGTTCGGGGACATACGTGGCGTTCGCCCTGCCCGACGGCGCACGGTAG
- a CDS encoding alcohol dehydrogenase catalytic domain-containing protein, which yields MLAARVSVFGRPEDVIELVDLPDPGAAGPGEAEVEALWCPINPADLVNMEGAYGASRPDLPLVPGSEGVGRVTAIGSGVDHLRVGDLVLLPGPGTWQERVKVAAARLVALPAVAHAARAARAGKVLLSFAGA from the coding sequence TTGCTCGCCGCACGAGTCTCGGTCTTCGGCCGACCTGAAGACGTGATTGAGTTGGTCGACCTCCCTGACCCGGGAGCGGCTGGACCCGGGGAGGCTGAGGTGGAGGCCCTGTGGTGCCCGATCAACCCGGCGGACCTCGTCAACATGGAGGGTGCGTATGGCGCGTCGCGTCCGGACCTGCCACTCGTGCCGGGCTCCGAGGGGGTCGGGCGGGTCACCGCGATCGGGAGCGGCGTGGATCACCTGCGCGTTGGGGACCTCGTGTTGCTCCCCGGGCCGGGCACCTGGCAGGAGCGGGTGAAGGTGGCGGCGGCGCGCCTCGTGGCGTTGCCGGCGGTCGCCCACGCCGCGCGCGCGGCTCGCGCGGGCAAGGTGCTGCTGTCCTTCGCTGGCGCCTAG
- a CDS encoding copper homeostasis protein CutC: MLIEVAVDTVPDAMAASTAGAGRIELCANLAEGGTTPSAGAMRATVARVDVPVFVMIRPRGGDFLYDAVEIDVMLRDIELAKQCGVHGVVSGALQPNGTIDEEGTEALIEAAAPLPFTFHRAFDLARNLSEALDTCLGLGVTRVLTSGGHATAMEGVDVLRELVRRTGGRMMVVAGGGVRAPHVPALATQTGVTELHLGPRQAVTSQMKMSGSVGAWREWRGLAVSEVTAAVAAARPLGSSSP; this comes from the coding sequence GTGCTGATCGAAGTCGCCGTCGACACCGTCCCAGATGCCATGGCGGCCTCCACGGCCGGGGCTGGCCGGATTGAGCTATGCGCCAACCTGGCCGAAGGTGGGACCACTCCCAGTGCGGGAGCCATGCGGGCCACCGTCGCGCGCGTGGACGTGCCGGTGTTTGTCATGATCCGCCCGCGCGGTGGCGACTTTCTGTACGACGCGGTCGAGATCGACGTCATGCTGCGGGACATTGAGCTGGCCAAGCAGTGCGGGGTGCACGGCGTCGTCAGCGGGGCGCTGCAGCCGAATGGCACCATCGATGAGGAGGGCACGGAGGCACTGATCGAGGCGGCGGCCCCGCTGCCCTTCACCTTCCATCGTGCGTTTGACCTCGCCCGCAATCTCAGTGAAGCGCTCGACACCTGCCTCGGTCTGGGGGTGACGCGAGTCCTCACCTCGGGCGGTCACGCGACCGCAATGGAAGGGGTCGACGTGCTCCGCGAGCTGGTCCGTCGAACGGGCGGACGGATGATGGTCGTCGCCGGGGGCGGTGTGCGGGCGCCGCATGTCCCGGCCCTTGCCACGCAAACCGGGGTCACCGAGCTGCACCTGGGCCCTCGGCAGGCTGTGACGAGCCAGATGAAGATGTCAGGGTCTGTCGGGGCGTGGCGCGAGTGGCGAGGACTTGCCGTCAGTGAGGTGACCGCCGCCGTCGCCGCGGCGCGCCCGCTCGGTTCGTCGTCCCCCTGA
- a CDS encoding Ig-like domain-containing protein → MKRWIAGAAVIAGLACGSDEPTGNAGVATVSMNANAIALIPGQTEQLEATAKDAAGNTIAGTVTWRSANTGIATVNATGLVTGVTAGQTDVSATIDGKVGTTRVTVGAVPTTALVSMPGLSFTPFTTVIKQGGTVTFEFPQLAHNVIFERKTGAPQDIQVTSNVRIARSFPATGLYPYDCTLHPGMKGEVSVVP, encoded by the coding sequence ATGAAGCGCTGGATCGCAGGTGCCGCAGTCATTGCCGGATTGGCCTGCGGCTCCGATGAGCCGACCGGAAACGCCGGGGTGGCTACGGTGTCGATGAACGCCAATGCCATTGCCCTCATCCCGGGGCAAACCGAGCAGCTCGAGGCCACGGCCAAGGATGCGGCCGGCAACACCATTGCCGGTACGGTCACCTGGCGTTCGGCCAACACCGGAATCGCCACGGTGAACGCCACGGGTCTCGTCACCGGGGTCACGGCCGGGCAGACTGATGTTTCTGCCACCATCGACGGAAAGGTGGGCACCACTCGGGTGACGGTGGGGGCGGTCCCGACGACGGCCTTGGTCTCGATGCCCGGGTTGTCCTTCACGCCCTTCACCACGGTGATCAAGCAGGGTGGCACCGTGACGTTTGAGTTTCCGCAGCTCGCGCACAACGTGATCTTCGAGCGCAAGACGGGGGCGCCGCAGGACATCCAGGTGACGTCGAATGTCCGTATAGCGCGCAGCTTTCCAGCGACCGGGTTGTATCCGTACGACTGCACCCTGCATCCGGGGATGAAGGGTGAGGTGAGTGTGGTGCCCTGA
- a CDS encoding DUF1501 domain-containing protein has product MSGLEHDACACNEYNDLTSRRDFLATTGSLSGAAIFAWAHPEWLPKVSFADSFVAERDVIVSIFLRGGADGLSLCVPFGDPLYYTGRPTIAIPRPDSTAANRAIALDNFFGFPQGMRFLMPAYQAGNLLVVHGAGLTYNTRSHFDAQHYMELGKAADPNLNTGWLGRHLAMTSPMKNGASLRALTLADGLAETLKGSPQALPISDPANYGIAGSTATRTARQNWLAAEYGETIDPVKSAANDALNTINMLRSLNVAGYQPANGATYPNTGLGRGLRNTAALIKADIGVEAVHLDIGGWDTHTNQDPLGGSMNGTMTQLSQAIGAFWQDSIASGLAQNVTVVVLSEFGRNVRENGSRGTDHGRATAMFALGRGINGGRVLTNNWRPLAQENLVDRQDLAVTIDHRDILAEIVQNRLGNTNLGVIFPGYTPVMRGVTK; this is encoded by the coding sequence ATGAGCGGATTGGAACACGACGCCTGTGCGTGCAACGAATACAACGATCTCACCTCGCGCCGCGATTTTCTCGCGACAACGGGCAGCCTGAGCGGGGCGGCCATCTTCGCCTGGGCCCACCCCGAGTGGCTGCCCAAGGTGTCGTTCGCCGATTCGTTCGTGGCGGAGCGGGACGTGATCGTCTCCATCTTCCTGCGCGGCGGCGCCGACGGCCTCTCGTTATGCGTGCCGTTCGGTGACCCCTTGTACTACACCGGCCGGCCGACCATCGCGATCCCCCGGCCGGACAGCACGGCGGCCAACCGTGCGATCGCCCTGGACAACTTCTTCGGTTTTCCGCAGGGGATGCGTTTCCTCATGCCCGCCTACCAGGCGGGAAACCTGCTCGTCGTCCACGGCGCAGGGTTAACCTACAACACGCGGTCGCACTTTGACGCGCAGCACTACATGGAGCTCGGCAAGGCGGCCGACCCGAACCTGAACACCGGGTGGCTGGGGCGGCACCTCGCGATGACGTCGCCGATGAAGAACGGCGCCTCGTTGCGCGCGCTCACCCTGGCGGACGGACTCGCCGAGACGCTCAAGGGCTCACCCCAGGCCCTGCCGATCAGCGATCCGGCCAACTACGGCATCGCCGGGAGCACGGCCACCCGCACGGCGCGACAGAACTGGCTCGCCGCGGAATACGGCGAGACGATTGACCCCGTCAAATCGGCCGCGAACGACGCGCTCAACACGATCAACATGCTGCGCTCACTCAACGTGGCGGGCTACCAACCAGCGAATGGCGCGACCTACCCCAACACCGGGCTCGGGCGCGGCCTGCGCAACACGGCCGCACTGATCAAGGCCGATATTGGCGTCGAAGCGGTGCACCTGGACATCGGCGGGTGGGATACCCACACCAACCAGGACCCGCTAGGCGGGAGCATGAACGGCACGATGACGCAGCTCTCACAGGCCATCGGCGCCTTCTGGCAGGACAGCATTGCCTCCGGACTCGCGCAGAACGTGACCGTCGTTGTGCTCTCGGAATTCGGGCGCAACGTGCGCGAGAATGGCAGTCGCGGCACGGACCACGGGCGCGCCACCGCCATGTTCGCCCTCGGACGCGGGATCAACGGCGGCCGGGTGCTCACCAACAACTGGCGCCCGCTCGCGCAGGAGAATCTCGTGGACCGCCAGGACCTCGCCGTCACGATCGACCACCGCGACATTCTCGCCGAAATCGTGCAGAACCGGCTCGGCAACACCAACCTCGGCGTGATCTTTCCCGGATACACACCCGTGATGCGCGGCGTCACCAAGTAG
- a CDS encoding DUF1800 domain-containing protein, with translation MKDLTEATLEIEPDRQEADRPQDERTSRRRFFTLGATLAAASLGGSSNLQAQQPPTGKSSAARGMVRRLLNQAPDPSFDPFKKVTITTKGWDAALTRLVRRVTNGVTEEEMKLARKLGFYGYLNYHLAPSKIEDGVTQAWVGENAPLLQGTPDSLYQVDARMVQDQLFESTVFRAAFSKRQLQERLVELWSDHFNISFNDVRYLKIIDDREVIRKYALGKFPAMLTASAHSAAMLEYLDNTRNRRTTLNENYAREIMELHSVGVNGGYSQTDVRELARCLTGWTIARRGDFAFDPNGHDFAEKNVLGQRIAAIPSSAGAQGKTDGDTMVAFLAKHPKTAEYIAWKMLRYFLQYDPSAAQIAAVASVYTKTSGDIPSMVRAVLTPSNLLAATPKYKRPYTYLLSTMRATVDPTKVSPRISQLTFRYLPLLGQGLFAWEPPDGYPDRADYWAGGVLQRWNFANYITTTTSTEASMDFGRFWNAANATANTPDTVLDAISRHLFGGEMPDRLKAQVRTYLAGGTLNTARAREGIALAISSSTFSWL, from the coding sequence ATGAAGGACTTGACCGAAGCCACGCTCGAGATCGAACCCGACCGTCAGGAAGCGGACCGCCCGCAAGACGAGCGCACCTCGCGCCGACGGTTCTTCACCCTTGGCGCCACGCTGGCGGCGGCGTCCCTCGGTGGGTCATCGAACCTCCAGGCGCAGCAACCACCCACCGGCAAGTCGAGCGCCGCGCGCGGCATGGTGCGGCGCCTCCTGAACCAGGCGCCGGACCCGTCCTTCGACCCGTTCAAGAAGGTGACGATCACCACCAAGGGGTGGGACGCCGCCCTCACGCGGCTTGTGCGTCGCGTGACCAACGGGGTGACGGAAGAGGAGATGAAGCTGGCGCGGAAGCTCGGGTTCTACGGCTACCTCAATTACCACCTCGCACCCTCGAAAATCGAGGATGGCGTCACCCAGGCCTGGGTCGGTGAAAACGCGCCGCTGTTGCAGGGCACGCCCGACTCCCTGTACCAGGTGGACGCCCGCATGGTGCAGGACCAGTTGTTCGAGTCCACGGTGTTTCGGGCCGCGTTCTCCAAGCGCCAACTGCAGGAGCGGCTCGTGGAACTGTGGAGCGACCACTTCAACATCTCCTTCAACGACGTCCGTTACCTCAAGATCATCGATGACCGCGAGGTCATCCGGAAATATGCCCTCGGGAAGTTCCCGGCCATGCTCACGGCGAGCGCGCACTCGGCGGCGATGCTGGAGTACCTCGACAACACGCGCAACCGCCGGACCACGCTCAACGAGAACTACGCGCGCGAAATCATGGAACTGCACTCCGTCGGGGTGAACGGCGGCTACTCGCAGACCGACGTGCGGGAATTGGCGCGCTGCCTCACGGGATGGACGATCGCCCGGCGCGGTGACTTTGCGTTCGACCCGAACGGGCATGACTTCGCCGAAAAGAACGTCCTCGGGCAGCGCATCGCCGCCATCCCGTCTTCGGCGGGAGCCCAGGGCAAGACCGACGGCGACACAATGGTGGCCTTCCTCGCGAAGCATCCGAAGACCGCCGAGTACATCGCGTGGAAGATGCTGCGGTACTTCCTGCAGTACGACCCGAGTGCCGCGCAGATCGCGGCCGTCGCGTCAGTCTACACGAAGACAAGCGGTGACATTCCGTCGATGGTCCGCGCGGTGCTGACGCCGTCGAACCTCCTGGCCGCTACGCCGAAGTACAAGCGCCCGTATACCTACCTGCTCAGCACCATGCGGGCGACCGTCGACCCGACGAAGGTGTCCCCCCGCATCAGCCAGCTGACCTTTCGGTACTTGCCGTTGCTGGGCCAGGGGCTGTTTGCCTGGGAACCGCCGGACGGCTACCCCGATCGCGCCGACTACTGGGCCGGTGGCGTCCTGCAACGCTGGAATTTCGCGAACTACATCACGACGACCACGTCGACCGAGGCCTCCATGGACTTCGGTCGGTTCTGGAACGCCGCGAACGCCACGGCCAACACGCCGGACACCGTGCTCGACGCCATCTCGCGGCACCTGTTCGGCGGGGAGATGCCGGACCGACTCAAGGCGCAGGTCCGTACCTACCTCGCGGGAGGGACGCTGAACACGGCCCGCGCCCGCGAAGGGATCGCCCTGGCGATCAGTTCCTCGACCTTCTCCTGGCTCTAA
- the gspG gene encoding type II secretion system major pseudopilin GspG, translating into MTRRAGFTLIELVVVIIVLGLLAGLVAPQIFGRVSEARDVAAKTQMATLGAALDNYRLDNGRYPTTAQGLKVLRENPGAAVAPAWRGPYLRKDVPTDPWGRAWVFTSPGARNPNGFDLMTLGRDGKAGGTGEDADLIGQ; encoded by the coding sequence ATGACGCGACGCGCCGGTTTTACCCTGATCGAGCTGGTGGTGGTGATCATTGTGCTCGGCCTGTTGGCGGGACTGGTGGCGCCGCAGATCTTCGGGCGAGTGAGCGAGGCGAGGGACGTCGCCGCGAAGACCCAGATGGCGACGTTAGGTGCCGCGCTCGACAACTACCGCCTGGACAACGGGAGGTATCCCACGACGGCGCAGGGTCTCAAGGTGTTGCGGGAGAACCCAGGGGCCGCAGTGGCGCCTGCGTGGCGCGGCCCGTATCTGCGCAAGGACGTGCCGACCGATCCCTGGGGTCGGGCCTGGGTGTTCACCAGCCCGGGAGCGCGCAATCCCAACGGCTTTGACCTCATGACGCTGGGTCGTGATGGCAAGGCTGGGGGCACCGGGGAAGATGCCGACCTCATCGGTCAGTAG
- a CDS encoding type II secretion system F family protein: MTAAARWSYRAATQAGDVIEGVVQAGSQQEAMEELRRRALVPVAIHAGPVDRRSGRRWHGSRRDAVATAVRTLATMVAGGATLERSLQFSSTHAGHPDVAAALGEVRADVLAGHTLATALERRSALFGSLAPALVRAGEASGSLGASLERLADQLDAERDLRARLQGALLYPALLGVIAGLGVLVLLGFVVPRFVAMLDAAGAALPLSTRILVTTSAWVTRAGPVLLVAAGLGTIALRWFARGDDARLRWHGARLRLPLAGRIDLEVSSARFARTLGVLLDGGTPLLGALRMARDAVPNEFLARGIDGAIARVERGARLADALEGLLPPIAVQLLAVGEEGASLGPAAGRAADTLDGGVQRTLRQAVGLLEPLLIVVFGGLVGFIALAMLQAIYSINATLP, translated from the coding sequence ATGACGGCCGCGGCACGGTGGTCGTATCGGGCCGCAACCCAGGCCGGCGACGTGATCGAGGGCGTCGTGCAGGCCGGGAGCCAGCAGGAGGCCATGGAGGAATTGCGGCGTCGAGCGCTGGTCCCGGTGGCGATCCATGCCGGGCCCGTGGATCGCCGCAGTGGGCGACGCTGGCACGGCTCCCGGCGTGATGCCGTCGCCACCGCCGTCCGGACGTTGGCGACGATGGTCGCCGGAGGTGCCACCCTGGAACGATCGCTCCAGTTCTCGTCCACCCACGCCGGTCATCCGGACGTGGCGGCCGCCCTTGGGGAGGTGCGCGCCGATGTGCTGGCGGGTCACACGCTGGCGACGGCGCTTGAGCGGCGCAGTGCATTGTTTGGTTCCCTGGCCCCGGCCCTCGTCCGCGCCGGCGAGGCGAGCGGCAGCCTCGGCGCATCGTTGGAGCGCCTGGCCGACCAACTCGACGCCGAGCGTGACCTCCGCGCGCGGTTGCAGGGCGCGTTGTTGTACCCCGCCCTCCTGGGCGTCATCGCGGGACTGGGGGTCCTGGTGTTGCTGGGCTTTGTGGTCCCGCGGTTTGTGGCCATGCTCGATGCCGCAGGTGCCGCGTTGCCGCTGAGCACCCGGATCCTGGTCACCACGAGTGCATGGGTGACACGCGCCGGCCCCGTGCTGCTCGTCGCGGCAGGGCTGGGGACGATCGCGCTCCGATGGTTCGCCCGTGGGGACGACGCACGCCTCCGATGGCATGGCGCCCGACTCCGCCTGCCGCTCGCGGGCCGGATTGACCTGGAGGTCAGCTCCGCCCGGTTTGCGCGAACCCTTGGCGTCCTGCTCGACGGAGGCACCCCCCTCCTCGGCGCCTTGCGCATGGCCCGGGACGCCGTACCTAACGAGTTTCTGGCCCGGGGGATCGATGGAGCGATCGCTCGGGTGGAACGGGGCGCGCGGCTGGCCGACGCCCTCGAGGGGCTCCTGCCGCCGATTGCCGTCCAGCTGCTCGCGGTGGGTGAGGAGGGTGCCTCGCTCGGCCCCGCCGCCGGGCGTGCGGCCGACACGCTCGACGGTGGCGTCCAGCGGACGCTGCGCCAGGCCGTCGGCCTGCTGGAGCCGCTGCTGATCGTCGTCTTTGGGGGATTGGTCGGTTTCATCGCGCTGGCCATGTTGCAGGCGATCTACTCCATCAACGCGACCCTTCCATGA